Proteins co-encoded in one Lynx canadensis isolate LIC74 chromosome C1, mLynCan4.pri.v2, whole genome shotgun sequence genomic window:
- the ECM1 gene encoding extracellular matrix protein 1 isoform X1, which yields MGTMHRAALVLACLAVASVASSEGDFKAQGQRELGPEPLTYHIQEVGYAAPPSPPQTRALPMDHPDTPQPGFHFEGQSEVQPPPAQEANPAQEEELPPPQLPMGKKVESPLPQEAIPLQEELPPHQAPVEQKEIDPPFPHQEEMTFPSKQREEKPFMEHSPPEPESWNPALHCQQGRSPGGWGHRLDGFPPGRPSPDNLDQICLPTRQHVMYGPWNLPHSGYSHLTRQGETLNLVETGYSRCCRCHSHAHRLDCAKLVWENAMIRFCEAEFSVKTRPHWCCNRQGEARFSCFQEEAPRPHYQLRACPNHQPGISSGPEMPFPPGVPTLDNIKNICHLRRFRSVPRNLPATDPIQRQLQALIRLEGEFQRCCRQGSNHTCMWKAWEDALDGYCYREQSVKTHHHSCCHYPPSPARDECFARRAPYPNYDRDILTLDLSRVTPNLMGHLCGNGRVLTKHKQIPGLIRNMTAHCCDLPFPEQACCAEEEKSAFIEDLCGPRRNFWRDSAFCCNLSPGDDQTNCFNTYYLRNVALVAGDTGDAKGQGEQGQRREEISAPPPEPKEE from the exons ACTTCAAGGCTCAAGGGCAGAGGGAGCTGGGGCCAGAACCCCTCACCTATCACATTCAAGAAG TTGGCTAtgcagcacccccctccccaccccagacccgAGCCCTCCCCATGGATCACCCTGACACCCCTCAGCCTGGCTTTCACTTTGAGGGACAGAGTGAAG TACAGCCCCCTCCCGCTCAGGAAGCCAACCCTGCCCAAGAGGAggagctgccccctccccaactccccatGGGAAAGAAAG TGGAGTCCCCTCTCCCTCAGGAAGCCATCCCCCTCCAAGAAGAGCTGCCCCCTCACCAGGCCCCTGTTGAACAGAAGGAAA TAGACCCACCTTTCCCACATCAGGAGGAAATGACCTTCCCATCtaagcagagagagg AAAAGCCTTTCATGGAACATAGCCCCCCAGAGCCTGAGTCTTGGAATCCAGCCCTGCACTGCCAACAGGGCCGGTCCCCAGGGGGCTGGGGCCACCGGCTGGACGGCTTCCCCCCTGGGCGACCTTCTCCAGACAATCTGGACCAGATCTGCCTTCCTACTCGCCAGCATGTGATGTACGGCCCTTGGAACCTACCACATTCTGGCTACTCCCACCTTACTCGCCAGGGTGAGACCCTCAATTTAGTGGAGACTGGATATTCCCGCTGCTGCCGCTGTCACAGCCATGCACACCGCTTGGACTGTGCAAAACTTGTG TGGGAGAACGCAATGATCCGATTCTGTGAGGCCGAGTTCTCGGTCAAGACCCGACCCCACTGGTGCTGCAACCGGCAGGGGGAGGCTCGATTCTCCTGCTTCCAGGAGGAAGCTCCCCGGCCGCACTACCAGCTCCGGGCCTGCCCCAACCACCAGCCTGGTATTTCCTCGGGCCCCGAGATGCCTTTCCCCCCTGGGGTACCCACTCTGGACAACATCAAGAACATCTGCCACCTAAGACGCTTCCGTTCTGTGCCACGCAACCTCCCAGCTACTGACCCCATCCAAAGACAGCTGCAGGCATTGATCCGGCTAGAAGGGGAGTTCCAGCGCTGCTGCCGGCAGGGGAGCAACCACACCTGTATGTGGAAGGCT TGGGAGGATGCCCTTGATGGATACTGTTATCGGGAACAGTCTGTAAAGACCCACCACCACTCGTGTTGCCACTATCCTCCTAGCCCTGCCCGTGATGAGTGCTTTGCCCGTCGGGCTCCCTACCCCAACTATGACCGAGACATCTTGACCCTTGACCTCAGCCGAGTTACCCCCAACCTCATGGGCCATCTCTGTGGAAACGGAAGAGTTCTCACCAAGCA TAAACAGATTCCTGGGCTAATCCGGAACATGACTGCCCACTGCTGTGACCTGCCATTTCCAGAACAGGCCTGCTGTGCTGAGGAGGAG AAATCAGCCTTCATTGAGGACCTGTGTGGCCCCCGACGTAACTTCTGGCGAGACTCTGCTTTCTGCTGTAACCTGAGTCCTGGAGATGACCAGACCAACTGCTTCAACACTTACTATCTGAGGAATGTGGCTCTAGTGGCTGGAGACACTGGGGATGCCAAGGGCCAGGGGGAGCAAGGCCAACGCCGGGAAGAAATATCAGCCCCACCCCCTGAGCCCAAGGAAGAGTGA
- the ECM1 gene encoding extracellular matrix protein 1 isoform X2, giving the protein MGTMHRAALVLACLAVASVASSEGDFKAQGQRELGPEPLTYHIQEVGYAAPPSPPQTRALPMDHPDTPQPGFHFEGQSEVQPPPAQEANPAQEEELPPPQLPMGKKVESPLPQEAIPLQEELPPHQAPVEQKEKKPFMEHSPPEPESWNPALHCQQGRSPGGWGHRLDGFPPGRPSPDNLDQICLPTRQHVMYGPWNLPHSGYSHLTRQGETLNLVETGYSRCCRCHSHAHRLDCAKLVWENAMIRFCEAEFSVKTRPHWCCNRQGEARFSCFQEEAPRPHYQLRACPNHQPGISSGPEMPFPPGVPTLDNIKNICHLRRFRSVPRNLPATDPIQRQLQALIRLEGEFQRCCRQGSNHTCMWKAWEDALDGYCYREQSVKTHHHSCCHYPPSPARDECFARRAPYPNYDRDILTLDLSRVTPNLMGHLCGNGRVLTKHKQIPGLIRNMTAHCCDLPFPEQACCAEEEKSAFIEDLCGPRRNFWRDSAFCCNLSPGDDQTNCFNTYYLRNVALVAGDTGDAKGQGEQGQRREEISAPPPEPKEE; this is encoded by the exons ACTTCAAGGCTCAAGGGCAGAGGGAGCTGGGGCCAGAACCCCTCACCTATCACATTCAAGAAG TTGGCTAtgcagcacccccctccccaccccagacccgAGCCCTCCCCATGGATCACCCTGACACCCCTCAGCCTGGCTTTCACTTTGAGGGACAGAGTGAAG TACAGCCCCCTCCCGCTCAGGAAGCCAACCCTGCCCAAGAGGAggagctgccccctccccaactccccatGGGAAAGAAAG TGGAGTCCCCTCTCCCTCAGGAAGCCATCCCCCTCCAAGAAGAGCTGCCCCCTCACCAGGCCCCTGTTGAACAGAAGGAAA AAAAGCCTTTCATGGAACATAGCCCCCCAGAGCCTGAGTCTTGGAATCCAGCCCTGCACTGCCAACAGGGCCGGTCCCCAGGGGGCTGGGGCCACCGGCTGGACGGCTTCCCCCCTGGGCGACCTTCTCCAGACAATCTGGACCAGATCTGCCTTCCTACTCGCCAGCATGTGATGTACGGCCCTTGGAACCTACCACATTCTGGCTACTCCCACCTTACTCGCCAGGGTGAGACCCTCAATTTAGTGGAGACTGGATATTCCCGCTGCTGCCGCTGTCACAGCCATGCACACCGCTTGGACTGTGCAAAACTTGTG TGGGAGAACGCAATGATCCGATTCTGTGAGGCCGAGTTCTCGGTCAAGACCCGACCCCACTGGTGCTGCAACCGGCAGGGGGAGGCTCGATTCTCCTGCTTCCAGGAGGAAGCTCCCCGGCCGCACTACCAGCTCCGGGCCTGCCCCAACCACCAGCCTGGTATTTCCTCGGGCCCCGAGATGCCTTTCCCCCCTGGGGTACCCACTCTGGACAACATCAAGAACATCTGCCACCTAAGACGCTTCCGTTCTGTGCCACGCAACCTCCCAGCTACTGACCCCATCCAAAGACAGCTGCAGGCATTGATCCGGCTAGAAGGGGAGTTCCAGCGCTGCTGCCGGCAGGGGAGCAACCACACCTGTATGTGGAAGGCT TGGGAGGATGCCCTTGATGGATACTGTTATCGGGAACAGTCTGTAAAGACCCACCACCACTCGTGTTGCCACTATCCTCCTAGCCCTGCCCGTGATGAGTGCTTTGCCCGTCGGGCTCCCTACCCCAACTATGACCGAGACATCTTGACCCTTGACCTCAGCCGAGTTACCCCCAACCTCATGGGCCATCTCTGTGGAAACGGAAGAGTTCTCACCAAGCA TAAACAGATTCCTGGGCTAATCCGGAACATGACTGCCCACTGCTGTGACCTGCCATTTCCAGAACAGGCCTGCTGTGCTGAGGAGGAG AAATCAGCCTTCATTGAGGACCTGTGTGGCCCCCGACGTAACTTCTGGCGAGACTCTGCTTTCTGCTGTAACCTGAGTCCTGGAGATGACCAGACCAACTGCTTCAACACTTACTATCTGAGGAATGTGGCTCTAGTGGCTGGAGACACTGGGGATGCCAAGGGCCAGGGGGAGCAAGGCCAACGCCGGGAAGAAATATCAGCCCCACCCCCTGAGCCCAAGGAAGAGTGA